A genomic region of Haliotis asinina isolate JCU_RB_2024 chromosome 1, JCU_Hal_asi_v2, whole genome shotgun sequence contains the following coding sequences:
- the LOC137287136 gene encoding NADH-ubiquinone oxidoreductase 49 kDa subunit-like codes for MAALGILLRKAGPNAASLLQKTAFRNGAPLYFASKGAKTWIPDKDYFDQFNSPCMYPDSLTSKWKLPAVNEKSEVHEKQVQNLTLNFGPQHPAAHGVLRLVLTLDGETVVRADPHIGLLHRGTEKLIEYKTYLQALPYFDRLDYVSMMCNEQCYSLAVEKLLNIEVPERAKWIRTLFGEITRLLNHMMAVGTHALDVGAMTPFFWLFEEREKLMEFYERVSGARMHAAYVRPGGVSLDMPLGLMDDIFEFIEKFGQRIDEVDDLLTLNRIWKARTVDIGVISAEDALNYGFSGVMLRGSGIKWDLRKTQPYDAYDKVDFDVPIGRVGDCYDRYLIRMEEMRQSLRIIHQCLNKMPPGEVRVDDNKISPPKRAEMKESMESLIHHFKLYSEGYQVPPGSTYTAIEAPKGEFGVYLVSDGTNRPYRCKIKAPGFAHLAGLDKLSRKHMLADVVAIIGTLDVVFGEVDR; via the exons ATGGCAGCTTTGGGGATATTGCTACGAAAAGCTGGCCCTAATGCCGCGTCGCTTTTGCAGAAAACAGCTTTCCGAAATGGAGCACCTCTTTATTTCGCAAG CAAAGGAGCCAAGACATGGATACCTGACAAAGACTACTTTGACCAGTTCAACAGCCCTTGCATGTATCCTGACAGCCTCACCTCCAAATGGAAACTCCCAGCCGTAAATG AAAAATCTGAGGTTCATGAGAAGCAAGTGCAGAACTTGACACTGAACTTTGGACCTCAGCACCCAGCAGCTCACGGTGTGCTACGACTGGTACTGACTCTTGATGGGGAG ACGGTGGTTCGAGCAGATCCCCACATCGGCCTGCTACACAGAGGAACTGAGAAGCTGATAGAGTACAAGACATATCTACAG GCTCTTCCATATTTTGATCGGCTGGACTATGTGTCGATGATGTGTAATGAGCAGTGTTACTCCCTGGCAGTGGAGAAGCTCCTGAACATCGAGGTGCCAGAGAGAGCCAAGTGGATCAGAA CTTTATTTGGTGAGATCACCCGCCTGCTGAATCACATGATGGCTGTAGGAACCCATGCCCTTGACGTGGGAGCCATGACACCATTCTTCTGGCTGTTTGAGGAGAGAGAGAAG CTGATGGAGTTTTATGAGCGAGTGTCAGGAGCCCGTATGCATGCTGCGTACGTCCGACCAGGAGGTGTATCACTG GACATGCCACTGGGACTGATGGATGACATCTTTGAGTTCATTGAGAAGTTTGGGCAGAGGATTGATGAGGTGGATGATCTACTGACACTGAACAGGATCTGGAAGGCCCGCACTGTTGACATAGGAGTCATTTCTGCTGAAGATGCTCTCAATTATGGATTCAG TGGGGTTATGCTGCGTGGATCAGGCATCAAGTGGGATCTGAGGAAGACACAACCATATGATGCCTATGACAAGGTGGACTTTGACGTCCCTATTGGTCGTGTTGGAGACTGCTACGACAG ATACCTGATCCGTATGGAGGAGATGAGACAGTCACTGAGGATTATCCACCAGTGTCTCAACAAGATGCCACCAGGTGAAGTGCGTGTTGATGACAACAAGATTTCTCCCCCTAAGCGGGCAGAGATGAAG gAGTCTATGGAGTCCCTGATCCACCACTTCAAGCTGTACTCGGAGGGCTACCAGGTTCCCCCAGGCTCTACCTACACAGCCATTGAGGCACCCAAG GGAGAGTTTGGCGTTTACTTAGTGTCTGATGGCACCAACAGACCTTACAGGTGCAAGATCAAAGCTCCAGGATTTGCTCATCTG GCTGGTTTGGACAAATTGTCAAGGAAGCACATGTTGGCGGATGTTGTTGCTATTATAG GAACCCTGGATGTTGTGTTTGGTGAAGTAGACCGATAG